GCCGCGACGGCGGCGATGCGGTGGCGCAGATCGTGCAGTCGGCGTCGCGCGAGGCCGCGCTCTCCGGCGGCATGTTCGACGACGGCTTCAAGGAGCGCATCGCGCTGCGGCTGGAGCGGCTCGAGGCGGCGATGTCGCGACAGATCGCGCGCGGCACCGGCGTGCTCGCGACGATCGGCGCCACCGCGCCGTTCGTCGGCCTGTTCGGCACGGTGTGGGGCATCATGAATGCCTTCATCGGCATCTCCGAAGCCCACACCACCAATCTCGCCGTGGTCGCGCCGGGCATTGCAGAGGCGCTGCTCGCAACCGCGCTCGGCCTCGTCGCCGCAATTCCGGCGGTCGTGATCTACAATCACCTGACCCGCTCGATTGCGGCCTACCGCGCGCTGCTCGGCGACGCCTCCGTCATGGTGATGCTGCTGGTGAGCCGCGAGGGCGATCGCAGCCTGTTCCGGCTGGCGCGCGCCGCGGAGTAGGGGATGGGCGCAAGGCTTGGCTCTGGCGGCGCATTCGGTGGCCGGCGTCGCGGCGACGACGACCTGGCCGAGGCGCATGAGATCAACGTCACGCCGTTCATCGACGTGATGCTGGTGCTGCTGATCATCTTCATGGTGGCGGCGCCGCTCGCGACCGTCGACCTCGGCGTCGATCTGCCGGCCTCGACCGCCGAGCCGCAGCCGCGGCCGGACAAGCCGGTGTTCGTCACGGTGAAGCCCGACCTCTCGGTCGCGGTCGGCGAGGATGTGATCGCGCGCGAGGCGCTGACCGCGACACTCGACGGCGCCACGCAGGGCAAGAAGGACGAGCGCATCTTCCTGCGCGCCGACAAGGCCGTCAGCTATGGCGATCTGATGGAGGTGATGAACCTGCTGCGCAATGCCGGCTATCTCAAGATCGCGCTGGTCGGGCTCGACGGGCGAAGCTAGTTCCATGAATGCGTATGCGCTTCATGATGCGGGCGACGATATCCGGCTGCGGCGCTGGAGCCTGTCGGCGGCCACGATCCTGGCGGCGCATGCGGCGCTGATTGCGCTTGGTATGATATGGGTCTCGGCACCGCCGCCGGGTGTCGCGGTGCCGGCCGTGCTGGTGGACCTGACGCCGATCACCTCGGCGCCGACGATTTCGGAGACCGAGCTGCCGCCGGGCCCGGCGATGCAGGAGGCCGACGCCTCGCCGCCGGAGCCTGCCGCCGCGCAGGTTGTGCAGCAGGAGATCGCGCCGACGCCGCTGCAGGAGAAGCCGGAGGTCGCCGCGCCGCCGGAGCAGAAGCAGCAGCTTGCGCCGCCGAAGCCCGAGTCCACGAACGTCGTTCCTGAGCGGAAGCCCGAGCCGATCAAGCCGAAAGTGGTTCGCCGGGAGGCAAAGAAGCCGTCCGAAGCGACGCCGGCACCGCGCACCAGCGCGCCGAGCCGCGCCGAACGTCAGGCGCCCGCGGCATCCGCGATCAGCTCGGGCGCCGCGGCGTCGGCGATCGCAGCCTACAATGCACGCGTCCGCGCGCATCTCCTGCGCTTCCATTCCTATCCGGCCGGCGGCAACGGCCAGCGCGGCGTGGTCCGCCTTGCGTTTACACTCGGTCGCGGCGGGCAGGTGCTGTCGAGCCATCTCGGCGGCTCCTCCGGCAACCCGACCTTCGACGCGCGGGCACTGGCGATGGTGCGCCAGGCCCAGCCGTTTCCGGCGTTTCCGCCCGAGGTCACGCAGGGCTCGATGGGCTTCAGCGTGCCCGTCGCGTTCGTGCCAAGATGATGCGAGAGAGGCCGCACACCCTTTTCCCGTCATCCTGAGGAGCGCGCAGCGCGTCTCGAAGGATGCACGGCCCGGCTGGTGGCCGTCGATCCTTCGAGGCTCGCTCCGCTCGCACCTCAGGATGACGGGGATGGAGCGAGCTAGCCTCTATCCAAGCCCAGCTACTCCTTCACCGCCCCTGTCAGCGACGACACGTAGTAGTCGACGAACAGCGAATAGAACAGCGCGACCGGCAGCGAGCCGAGCAGCGAGCCTGCCATCAACGCGCCCCATTGGTAGACGTCGCCGGTGACGAGTTCGGTCAGGATCGCGACCGGCACCGTCTTGTTGGCGCCGCTCTGGATGAAGGCGAGCGCGTAGATGAACTCGTTCCACGATAGCGTGAAGGAGAAGATGCCGGCCGAGATCAGGCCGGGCACCGCGAGCGGCAGC
This Bradyrhizobium sp. CCBAU 53421 DNA region includes the following protein-coding sequences:
- the exbB gene encoding tonB-system energizer ExbB, whose product is MFAGAMFAMPPGAGLAAADAALLPRNLSPWGMFESADIVVKAVMIGLAFASLVTWTVWLAKTIEIRRKTRLARHRIGLLERDTQLAEVEQASRDGGDAVAQIVQSASREAALSGGMFDDGFKERIALRLERLEAAMSRQIARGTGVLATIGATAPFVGLFGTVWGIMNAFIGISEAHTTNLAVVAPGIAEALLATALGLVAAIPAVVIYNHLTRSIAAYRALLGDASVMVMLLVSREGDRSLFRLARAAE
- the exbD gene encoding TonB system transport protein ExbD is translated as MGARLGSGGAFGGRRRGDDDLAEAHEINVTPFIDVMLVLLIIFMVAAPLATVDLGVDLPASTAEPQPRPDKPVFVTVKPDLSVAVGEDVIAREALTATLDGATQGKKDERIFLRADKAVSYGDLMEVMNLLRNAGYLKIALVGLDGRS
- a CDS encoding energy transducer TonB; amino-acid sequence: MNAYALHDAGDDIRLRRWSLSAATILAAHAALIALGMIWVSAPPPGVAVPAVLVDLTPITSAPTISETELPPGPAMQEADASPPEPAAAQVVQQEIAPTPLQEKPEVAAPPEQKQQLAPPKPESTNVVPERKPEPIKPKVVRREAKKPSEATPAPRTSAPSRAERQAPAASAISSGAAASAIAAYNARVRAHLLRFHSYPAGGNGQRGVVRLAFTLGRGGQVLSSHLGGSSGNPTFDARALAMVRQAQPFPAFPPEVTQGSMGFSVPVAFVPR